The Sorangiineae bacterium MSr11367 genome window below encodes:
- a CDS encoding SDR family NAD(P)-dependent oxidoreductase has product MSELTALQQALLTITKLQSKLAAATRAADDAIAILGVGCRLPGGVDGPHGFRELLWEGREALSEVPAGRSALHGHLPRGGFIDGVDLFDADFFHITRREAEGIDPQQRLFLEVSWEALEHAGISPHRLGGTQTGVFAGVHAKDYAHLGTSDADKVGAHYSTGVDMSYVAGRLAYFLGLEGPAMAVDTACSSSLVAVHLACQSLLAGESKLAIAGGVKLVLSPHLSVFLAKAGALSPNGQCRAFDSAADGMVQGEGCGVVILKRLRDAERDGDRVLAIIRGSAVNHNGASGGLTVPSPRAQEALYRLALARAGVEARDIDYLEAHGTGTRLGDPIELQGLSRVYGAARTPAEPLWIGSSKSNVGHAESAAGVTGLIKAVLVLQTGEIPAAIHVNEPTPVFSWQGSGIAVARECIVLPRTGRPQRAAVSSFGMSGANAHVVLEAHHADADLQPTAVEPPFLLVLSARNEEALRQLAARYARTFGGEPDDARLYDLCFTAALGRAHHDERLAIVASTAQAFSSLLGAAAQGLEMPGTFRGRVDAEPVPVEESQDAPKGEGRLGLLMRLGGRYAVGSPVRFEDIYPGGRTATLPTYPWQRERYWWDGAETQPEAARDDAALRGLFFDLEWKEIGSLEAGGSPCENWLVVADRPEEVDGLVNALLAAGGTALVAPLAGANPEVIVRWLRELSPTASSQVGIIVWSCGDAPDTLDELRTKVHGESAAVASLVQSIASVASVAKAAAPSLYVVTRGAQTVTGREPAVAIAAAPLWGLGRVLAYEHPELRCTRIDLDPASAATPEGDVLSVIRARAMREDEVAFRDGRCFAPSLVRGNRESAPGRQVRLRADRTYLVTGGFGGIGLRLAAWLVAQGARHLALLARKEPTAVAQDELARLRAGGARIETFQVDVRSSESLAGALRVIRETLPPLGGVFHAAGVLDDGSLLRLEPSHFARVMAPKVEGTWNLHTLITEPSIDFFVLFSSTAAMIGAPGQGNYAAANAFLDAMARFRRHRGQTALSIQWGSWGEVGMAASDARRGERLADRGMLPMSVDDALAAMELALLDGTDHLAARGVAALDPEAWCRSHPTVATSSLFRRLLGERAHMPNQVPARMRDQLLAVASPERQRLLETHLKSMVSDVCGVAPARLSVTAPFVTLGIDSVMSLELRDLVTQQLEVNLPLMSFVDESTIAGLANELLQHLAAASVLATAPKARNESKRIRI; this is encoded by the coding sequence ATGAGTGAGTTGACCGCACTTCAACAAGCCTTGCTTACGATCACGAAGCTGCAGAGCAAGCTCGCCGCCGCGACACGCGCTGCCGACGATGCGATCGCCATCCTCGGCGTCGGCTGCCGGCTGCCGGGAGGGGTGGACGGTCCTCATGGATTTCGCGAACTCCTCTGGGAAGGGCGCGAGGCACTGAGCGAGGTCCCCGCGGGACGAAGCGCATTGCACGGGCATCTGCCGCGCGGTGGCTTCATCGACGGTGTCGACCTGTTCGATGCCGACTTTTTCCACATCACGCGGCGCGAGGCGGAAGGGATCGATCCGCAGCAGCGCCTGTTCCTGGAGGTGAGCTGGGAGGCGTTGGAGCACGCCGGCATTTCCCCGCACCGCCTCGGCGGTACGCAAACGGGGGTCTTCGCAGGAGTCCACGCAAAGGACTACGCGCACCTCGGCACGTCCGATGCGGACAAGGTAGGCGCCCACTATTCCACGGGCGTCGACATGAGCTACGTGGCCGGGCGCCTCGCGTACTTCCTCGGGCTCGAAGGGCCGGCGATGGCCGTCGATACCGCGTGCTCGTCGTCACTCGTGGCGGTGCACCTCGCGTGTCAGAGCTTGCTCGCGGGCGAATCGAAGCTGGCGATAGCCGGTGGGGTCAAGCTCGTGCTGTCGCCCCATCTGAGCGTGTTCCTCGCCAAGGCGGGGGCATTGTCGCCGAATGGCCAGTGCAGGGCCTTCGACAGCGCCGCCGACGGCATGGTGCAGGGCGAAGGTTGCGGCGTGGTGATCCTCAAGCGCCTTCGCGACGCGGAGCGTGATGGGGATCGCGTCCTCGCGATCATCCGCGGATCGGCGGTGAACCACAATGGGGCGAGTGGTGGCCTCACGGTGCCGAGCCCGCGCGCGCAGGAGGCGCTCTATCGGCTCGCGCTCGCGCGTGCCGGCGTGGAGGCACGCGACATCGACTACCTGGAGGCCCATGGCACGGGCACCCGGCTCGGCGATCCGATCGAGCTCCAAGGCTTGTCCCGCGTGTACGGTGCTGCCCGCACACCGGCCGAACCCTTGTGGATCGGGTCGTCGAAGTCCAATGTCGGGCATGCCGAGTCAGCGGCGGGGGTCACCGGCCTGATCAAGGCCGTGCTGGTCCTGCAAACGGGCGAGATCCCGGCCGCCATCCACGTGAACGAGCCGACGCCGGTTTTCTCATGGCAGGGCTCGGGCATTGCCGTCGCGCGCGAGTGCATCGTTCTCCCGCGTACCGGGCGACCACAGCGCGCTGCCGTGAGCTCGTTCGGCATGAGCGGTGCCAACGCGCACGTCGTCCTCGAGGCGCACCACGCGGACGCGGACCTGCAGCCGACCGCGGTCGAGCCGCCGTTCCTCCTGGTTCTCTCGGCGCGCAATGAGGAGGCGTTGCGCCAACTCGCCGCGCGCTACGCGCGCACGTTCGGCGGGGAACCAGATGACGCGCGCCTCTACGATCTTTGCTTCACCGCGGCGCTCGGCCGCGCCCACCACGACGAGCGGCTGGCCATCGTCGCCAGCACGGCGCAGGCGTTTTCTTCGCTGCTTGGTGCCGCCGCCCAGGGGCTCGAGATGCCGGGCACCTTCCGCGGTCGCGTCGACGCCGAGCCCGTGCCAGTCGAGGAGTCTCAGGACGCCCCGAAGGGCGAGGGGCGACTCGGGCTTTTGATGCGCCTGGGCGGGCGTTATGCCGTGGGCTCTCCCGTCCGCTTCGAAGATATCTACCCCGGTGGACGAACCGCGACGCTGCCCACCTACCCTTGGCAGCGTGAGCGCTACTGGTGGGATGGCGCGGAGACGCAGCCTGAGGCCGCGAGGGACGACGCGGCGCTGCGCGGGCTCTTCTTCGACCTCGAGTGGAAAGAAATCGGGTCACTCGAGGCTGGCGGCTCGCCATGCGAAAATTGGCTCGTCGTGGCCGATCGGCCCGAGGAGGTCGATGGGCTCGTGAACGCCTTGTTGGCCGCCGGTGGTACGGCGCTCGTGGCGCCGCTCGCGGGCGCGAACCCGGAGGTGATCGTCCGTTGGCTTCGCGAGCTTTCCCCGACGGCGTCGTCGCAGGTGGGAATCATCGTCTGGTCGTGTGGCGATGCTCCCGACACGTTGGACGAACTTCGCACCAAAGTGCACGGCGAATCCGCGGCGGTGGCGTCGCTCGTGCAATCCATTGCGTCCGTTGCATCGGTTGCGAAAGCGGCGGCTCCGTCGCTCTACGTGGTCACACGCGGAGCGCAAACGGTGACCGGTCGCGAGCCCGCCGTTGCGATCGCCGCAGCGCCCCTCTGGGGTCTCGGGCGCGTCCTCGCGTACGAGCACCCCGAGCTCCGGTGCACGCGCATCGATCTGGATCCCGCTTCGGCCGCAACCCCCGAAGGTGACGTACTCTCGGTGATCCGTGCACGTGCGATGCGCGAAGACGAAGTGGCCTTTCGCGACGGGCGCTGCTTTGCGCCGTCCCTCGTGCGTGGCAACCGGGAAAGCGCCCCGGGCCGGCAGGTTCGTCTCCGCGCCGACCGTACGTACCTGGTAACCGGAGGCTTCGGCGGTATCGGCCTTCGTCTCGCCGCGTGGCTCGTCGCGCAGGGTGCGCGTCATCTCGCCCTTCTCGCGCGCAAGGAACCGACGGCCGTGGCGCAGGACGAGCTGGCTCGCCTGAGGGCCGGGGGCGCCCGGATCGAGACCTTCCAGGTCGACGTCCGTAGCTCGGAATCGCTTGCCGGTGCGCTGCGCGTCATCCGAGAAACCCTCCCGCCCCTCGGCGGCGTCTTTCACGCCGCGGGCGTGCTCGACGATGGTTCGCTGCTCCGGCTCGAACCGAGCCACTTCGCCCGTGTGATGGCGCCCAAGGTGGAGGGCACGTGGAACCTCCACACGCTCATCACGGAGCCTTCGATCGACTTCTTCGTTCTGTTCTCGTCGACCGCCGCGATGATCGGCGCCCCCGGACAAGGCAATTACGCTGCTGCCAACGCCTTTCTCGATGCCATGGCACGGTTCCGGCGCCACCGGGGCCAAACGGCGCTCAGCATCCAATGGGGAAGTTGGGGCGAGGTAGGAATGGCTGCATCGGACGCTCGGCGCGGAGAACGCCTCGCCGATCGCGGCATGCTTCCCATGTCCGTCGACGATGCGCTCGCCGCCATGGAGTTAGCGCTTCTCGATGGCACCGATCACCTGGCGGCCCGCGGCGTGGCTGCGCTGGATCCGGAGGCCTGGTGCCGCAGCCATCCTACCGTGGCCACATCGTCCCTGTTTCGTCGGCTGCTCGGCGAACGAGCCCACATGCCGAACCAAGTGCCCGCTCGCATGCGCGATCAATTGCTCGCCGTCGCGAGCCCCGAGCGCCAGCGCCTCCTCGAGACGCACTTGAAGAGCATGGTCAGCGACGTGTGCGGCGTGGCCCCCGCGCGCCTTTCCGTGACCGCGCCCTTCGTCACGCTGGGCATCGATTCGGTCATGTCGCTCGAACTGCGTGATCTGGTGACGCAGCAGCTCGAGGTGAACCTGCCGCTCATGAGCTTCGTCGATGAGAGCACCATCGCGGGGCTGGCGAACGAACTTCTCCAGCACCTGGCTGCCGCCAGCGTGCTTGCAACGGCCCCGAAGGCCCGCAACGAGTCGAAGAGGATCCGGATATGA
- a CDS encoding phosphopantetheine-binding protein: MPFSNRPPVAIVGIGLRLSGADSPKALWDQLCRGIDSSAEIPNSRWDMGQLYDPTPDSPGKIRSRRAALLDDVHMADPKAFRLPKREMRQMDPQHRLLLEVAWFAFEDAGIPLDDLCGSRTGVFVGVNFSDFQRLLTRDWSNLDGYAVLGTTPSFAANRISYAFDLRGPSTCVSVGCASSTSALHEACRSLALGEIDMAIAGGVELMLSPDSSIMLSQAGVLSAKGRCRTLDAEADGYVRGEGAGMVVLKRLSDVHPSDRVYAVIRGSAVNHNGHNDWIMAPSAAAQEDVIAQACAHGGVEAASLDYVDLHGSAFLKGDALEAEAIARALGDPRRRPLCRLGAVSNNVGYLGAAAGVAQLIKVSLALHHRTLPPTIHVEVPNPQIAYDELGLSLQSHLESWPSRDRDTPRRAGVVSTSLGGSNGFLVLEEAPDTAAPASDEDPGFLLALSAHTGEALERHVVAFRDFLRDGPREARRGSLSDVCHTAAFKRKHHTHRAAFVARDAQGLVVQLERFARAPVQGTFAEDGSPGELVAAAGIYLTEARVPRTAMSGVGRRCVGLPVFPFVRQPLWPSWLTPAEVSRSPRASRKDNDVPALDIHAVPAHLREDRIVGFLREQIADLLEIDAVHVDTRRSTLFQLGLTSLGALELTHRVARAFGIEVAPTLAFEFPRLELLSAWLLSRLDPPSSPAPEDEVALAREIAQLSEQEVQRRIAQKLKEISLEVEP, encoded by the coding sequence ATGCCATTTAGCAATCGCCCGCCGGTGGCCATCGTCGGTATCGGACTTCGCCTTTCCGGCGCCGACTCGCCGAAGGCGCTCTGGGATCAATTGTGCCGCGGCATCGATTCGTCGGCCGAAATCCCCAACTCGCGCTGGGACATGGGCCAGCTTTACGATCCCACGCCGGATTCACCGGGCAAGATCCGCAGCCGTCGCGCCGCACTTCTCGACGATGTGCATATGGCGGACCCCAAGGCGTTTCGCCTCCCGAAGCGGGAGATGCGCCAAATGGATCCGCAGCATCGCTTGCTCCTCGAGGTGGCCTGGTTCGCGTTCGAAGACGCCGGCATTCCACTCGACGATTTGTGCGGCAGCCGGACGGGGGTTTTCGTCGGCGTCAACTTCAGTGATTTTCAGCGGCTGCTCACCCGCGACTGGTCGAACCTCGACGGGTACGCAGTTCTCGGCACGACGCCCTCGTTCGCAGCCAATCGCATCTCGTACGCGTTCGACCTTCGCGGCCCGAGCACGTGCGTGAGCGTGGGTTGCGCTTCGTCGACCTCCGCGTTGCACGAGGCCTGCCGCAGTTTGGCGCTCGGTGAAATCGATATGGCCATTGCGGGGGGCGTGGAGCTGATGCTCTCGCCGGACAGCAGCATCATGCTTTCCCAAGCGGGCGTGCTCTCGGCCAAAGGGCGGTGCCGGACGCTCGATGCGGAGGCCGATGGATACGTGCGCGGGGAGGGGGCGGGGATGGTGGTGCTCAAACGGCTTTCCGACGTCCACCCCAGCGACCGCGTCTACGCGGTGATTCGCGGCAGTGCGGTCAATCACAATGGTCACAACGACTGGATCATGGCGCCGAGTGCCGCGGCGCAAGAGGACGTGATCGCCCAGGCATGTGCGCATGGCGGCGTAGAGGCTGCGAGTCTCGACTACGTCGACTTGCACGGCTCGGCTTTTCTCAAGGGAGATGCGTTGGAGGCGGAAGCCATTGCACGCGCGCTAGGCGATCCGCGGCGGCGGCCACTTTGCCGGCTCGGCGCGGTAAGCAACAACGTCGGCTACCTGGGAGCGGCGGCCGGTGTCGCGCAACTCATCAAGGTTTCGCTAGCGCTCCACCATCGAACGTTGCCGCCGACGATTCACGTCGAGGTGCCCAACCCGCAGATCGCCTACGACGAGCTGGGGCTTTCGCTCCAGAGTCATTTGGAGTCATGGCCCTCGCGCGATCGGGACACGCCGCGTCGCGCGGGCGTGGTGTCCACGTCGCTCGGGGGGTCGAATGGTTTTCTCGTGCTCGAGGAGGCGCCGGATACCGCCGCACCGGCGTCGGATGAAGACCCGGGGTTCCTGCTGGCGCTGTCTGCGCACACGGGCGAGGCGCTCGAGCGGCACGTTGTCGCGTTTCGCGATTTTCTTCGCGATGGCCCTCGGGAGGCTAGGCGCGGCTCCCTCTCGGATGTTTGCCATACTGCCGCATTCAAGCGAAAGCACCACACGCACCGTGCGGCCTTCGTCGCGCGCGACGCGCAGGGACTCGTGGTGCAGCTCGAACGATTCGCCCGTGCGCCGGTACAGGGCACGTTTGCCGAGGATGGCTCGCCCGGGGAACTCGTGGCGGCTGCCGGCATCTACCTCACCGAGGCACGCGTCCCGCGCACCGCGATGTCGGGCGTTGGACGGCGCTGCGTTGGATTGCCGGTCTTTCCCTTCGTCCGTCAGCCTCTCTGGCCGTCGTGGTTGACGCCCGCCGAGGTAAGTCGCTCGCCGAGGGCATCACGCAAGGACAACGATGTCCCTGCCCTCGACATTCACGCCGTCCCCGCCCACCTGCGAGAGGACCGCATCGTTGGGTTCCTCCGCGAACAGATTGCCGACCTGTTGGAAATCGACGCCGTGCACGTCGACACGCGACGGAGCACGCTCTTTCAATTGGGGCTGACCTCCCTTGGCGCGCTCGAGCTCACGCACCGCGTTGCCCGCGCCTTCGGGATCGAGGTGGCCCCAACCCTCGCTTTCGAGTTCCCCAGGCTCGAGCTCTTGTCGGCATGGTTGCTGTCCCGGCTCGATCCGCCATCGAGCCCGGCGCCCGAGGACGAAGTGGCCCTTGCCCGGGAGATCGCCCAGCTCTCCGAGCAAGAAGTGCAACGTCGAATCGCGCAAAAGCTGAAAGAGATCAGCCTCGAGGTGGAGCCATGA
- the ccrA gene encoding crotonyl-CoA carboxylase/reductase: MNQSIDHVPVGKMPELGVVPKRMHAWVIRRDRHGLPATAFRRELVNVPEPGPGEVLVKVMAAGVNYNGIWAASGKPISVLDVHKEDFHIAGSDASGIVWKTGPGVARWKVGDEVVLHCNVTCGECGACNGLDPMACEHQKIWGYETPYGSFAQFTLVQSQQVLPKPKELTWEVAASYGLVCFTAYRMLVHRAKVRPGEDVLVWGASGGLGIFALQIVKLLGANAIAVVSSKKKGELAMKMGAVGVIDRTDFPGLAYHPNETSEQAKTRAEMTKRFGRAIWDVLGRKKSPDVIFEHVGQETFPTSVFLAGRMGRIVICGATTGYQLSFDVRHLWMRQKMIVGSHFANAGECEQANMLVHRGKLRPLLTELFEYDAIPEAHQRMMENRHAGTLACLVGAARAGLRTLEDVRTIATPPQREIRDDARRTPSP; the protein is encoded by the coding sequence ATGAATCAATCCATCGATCACGTTCCCGTCGGGAAGATGCCCGAGCTCGGGGTGGTGCCGAAGCGAATGCACGCGTGGGTCATCCGGCGTGATCGGCATGGTCTCCCGGCCACGGCGTTCCGTCGGGAGCTCGTGAACGTCCCTGAGCCCGGCCCCGGCGAGGTGCTGGTGAAGGTGATGGCCGCGGGGGTGAATTACAATGGCATTTGGGCAGCGTCCGGCAAACCGATCAGTGTGCTCGATGTGCACAAGGAGGACTTTCACATCGCCGGCAGCGACGCTTCCGGCATCGTTTGGAAAACGGGCCCCGGCGTAGCGCGGTGGAAAGTCGGCGACGAGGTCGTCCTCCATTGCAACGTGACGTGCGGCGAATGCGGAGCCTGCAACGGGCTCGACCCCATGGCCTGCGAGCATCAGAAGATTTGGGGCTACGAGACGCCCTACGGGAGCTTTGCGCAGTTCACCCTCGTTCAGAGTCAGCAGGTCCTGCCAAAGCCAAAAGAACTCACCTGGGAGGTGGCGGCAAGCTACGGGCTCGTTTGCTTTACGGCGTACCGCATGCTCGTGCACCGGGCGAAGGTGCGGCCCGGCGAGGACGTGCTCGTATGGGGCGCATCGGGCGGACTTGGTATTTTCGCGCTGCAGATCGTCAAACTCCTCGGGGCGAATGCCATTGCCGTCGTCTCCAGCAAGAAAAAGGGCGAGCTGGCCATGAAAATGGGCGCCGTCGGCGTCATCGATCGCACCGACTTTCCGGGCTTGGCGTACCACCCGAACGAGACGTCCGAGCAGGCCAAAACCCGCGCCGAGATGACCAAGCGATTCGGGCGAGCGATTTGGGACGTGCTCGGTCGCAAGAAGTCACCGGACGTGATCTTCGAGCATGTGGGCCAGGAGACGTTCCCCACCAGCGTGTTTCTCGCGGGCCGCATGGGGCGCATCGTCATTTGTGGGGCGACGACGGGCTATCAGCTTTCGTTCGACGTCCGCCATCTCTGGATGCGCCAAAAGATGATCGTCGGTTCGCACTTCGCCAACGCCGGCGAGTGCGAGCAGGCCAACATGCTCGTTCATCGCGGCAAACTGCGGCCGCTTCTGACCGAGTTGTTCGAGTACGACGCCATCCCCGAGGCGCATCAGCGCATGATGGAAAACCGCCACGCGGGCACACTGGCATGCCTCGTCGGCGCGGCACGCGCCGGGCTGCGTACCTTGGAAGACGTTCGCACGATCGCCACCCCTCCCCAGCGGGAGATCAGGGACGACGCAAGGCGAACACCATCTCCGTGA
- a CDS encoding acyl carrier protein → MTKEQIFETLRRYITEEILEGDAADLDASTRLLELGVLNSLEVARMTSFIQRNFGLIVPLDAIRVENLATLSSITEMVFALRRP, encoded by the coding sequence ATGACCAAGGAACAGATCTTCGAAACTCTGCGGCGTTACATCACGGAAGAGATCCTCGAGGGCGATGCGGCCGATCTCGACGCCAGCACGCGGCTTCTCGAGCTTGGCGTGCTCAACTCGCTCGAGGTGGCCCGCATGACGAGCTTCATCCAGCGAAATTTCGGCCTCATCGTCCCCCTCGACGCCATCCGCGTCGAGAACCTCGCCACGCTGTCGTCCATCACGGAGATGGTGTTCGCCTTGCGTCGTCCCTGA
- a CDS encoding amino acid adenylation domain-containing protein, with amino-acid sequence MFDTRFLQEGVLSSARRFPDRPAVIEMGRTITYAELDRAANRIAWALLERGVDVGDRVGVWMPKSAYALAAMQAVLRIGAAYVPLDPQSPTARVRTIVDDCAMKTVITHGPYALDRGGPPELHIDALGGDTLFLDAVATIPPPPIDAESLAYILYTSGTTGVPKGVCVSHRAALAFVDWGIGELGVRPEDRLANHAPLHFDLSVFDVYAAFHSGASVAIVPEGSSLVGSALVEFIARNEISIWYSVPSALVMMIEQGGLLETPLRSLRAILFAGEVFPIKQLRQLRQGLPQCRMLNLYGPTETNVCTAFEASWIEPDRVTPLPIGRACCGDRAYARAENGEIVGVGGEGELWVDGPTVMSGYWGQPAQQGAYCTGDVVRVLDGGVFEFVGRRDHMVKIRGHRVELGEIEAALLAHASVREACVLAVGAGLEMRLVAFLACVPGHRPLSLLQTKEHCQTKVPRYMIVDAVRWVEQLPRTRNGKVDRHALASSHPRTERTSG; translated from the coding sequence ATGTTCGACACTCGCTTCCTCCAAGAGGGCGTCCTCTCCAGTGCCCGTCGTTTTCCCGATCGCCCGGCGGTGATCGAAATGGGGCGCACGATTACCTACGCCGAGCTCGATCGTGCGGCGAACCGCATCGCGTGGGCGCTTCTCGAGCGCGGTGTCGACGTCGGCGATCGGGTCGGCGTGTGGATGCCAAAGAGCGCCTACGCCCTCGCCGCAATGCAGGCGGTGCTGCGCATCGGCGCGGCATACGTCCCGCTCGACCCGCAGAGCCCCACCGCACGTGTCCGCACCATCGTCGACGATTGCGCCATGAAGACGGTGATTACGCATGGTCCGTACGCTCTGGACAGGGGCGGTCCGCCGGAGCTTCACATCGACGCGCTCGGTGGCGACACGCTCTTCCTCGATGCCGTGGCAACCATTCCGCCGCCGCCCATCGACGCCGAGAGCCTTGCGTACATCCTTTACACGTCGGGCACGACGGGCGTCCCGAAGGGCGTGTGCGTCAGCCATCGGGCGGCCCTCGCGTTCGTCGATTGGGGCATTGGGGAGCTCGGGGTGCGTCCCGAGGATCGACTCGCCAACCACGCGCCGCTTCATTTCGACCTGTCGGTATTCGACGTGTATGCGGCGTTTCATTCCGGGGCCTCGGTGGCCATCGTACCCGAGGGCTCGAGTCTCGTCGGCTCCGCGCTGGTCGAGTTCATCGCGCGCAACGAGATCAGCATTTGGTATTCGGTGCCCTCGGCGCTGGTGATGATGATCGAGCAGGGCGGTTTGCTCGAGACGCCGCTTCGTTCGCTGCGCGCCATCTTGTTCGCGGGGGAGGTATTCCCGATCAAACAACTCCGGCAGCTTCGTCAGGGGCTCCCGCAGTGCAGGATGCTCAACCTCTACGGGCCCACCGAGACCAACGTTTGCACCGCCTTCGAAGCGTCGTGGATCGAGCCCGATCGCGTGACGCCGCTTCCCATCGGCCGGGCGTGTTGTGGAGACCGTGCCTACGCGCGAGCCGAGAACGGCGAGATCGTGGGCGTGGGCGGGGAGGGGGAACTTTGGGTCGATGGCCCCACCGTGATGTCCGGCTACTGGGGGCAGCCCGCCCAGCAGGGCGCCTACTGCACGGGCGACGTGGTGCGGGTTCTCGACGGCGGGGTCTTCGAGTTCGTCGGCCGGCGCGATCACATGGTCAAGATCCGCGGGCATCGCGTGGAGCTCGGGGAAATCGAGGCGGCACTTCTCGCGCATGCCTCGGTGCGGGAGGCTTGCGTGCTCGCGGTGGGAGCAGGTCTCGAGATGAGGCTCGTGGCGTTCCTCGCGTGCGTTCCCGGCCATAGACCCCTGTCGCTCTTGCAGACGAAGGAGCACTGCCAAACCAAGGTGCCGCGTTACATGATCGTGGACGCGGTGCGGTGGGTGGAGCAACTTCCACGCACGCGGAACGGCAAGGTCGATCGGCACGCCCTCGCGAGCTCCCACCCTCGAACCGAACGGACAAGCGGATGA
- a CDS encoding acyl-CoA dehydrogenase family protein encodes MDFEWSAQQRALRDRVLQVARERVEPVCVERGYDAHFTRDEMRLCGEHGLLGLCIPSADGGGGHGLLDTACALEALTLGCGDVGLGFAIAAHLFACSTPIAEFGSEKLRQRVLPRLGSGEWIGANAITEEGAGSDVFAMTSSARRDGDFYVLDGAKSFVTNAPIADVFVVFAKTDPSRGFLGISAFAVERDTPGLFIGPGLAKMGLSSIPASGIDLRNCRVPAGHRIGDEGQGGVIFGRSMLWERAGLFAIWTGDMQRRLAQAIEHVRTRRQFGQRLSKKQSVAHRIADMKLRLESSRLSWQRACWMVDRRTATALDAAMAKVAVSEAAVASSMDVIQLFGSKGYLQPGGIERALRDAMAATIASGTSEMQRDIIASELGL; translated from the coding sequence GTGGACTTCGAATGGTCGGCGCAGCAACGGGCGCTCCGCGATAGGGTTCTCCAGGTCGCACGAGAAAGGGTCGAGCCCGTGTGCGTCGAGCGCGGTTACGACGCGCATTTCACGCGGGACGAGATGCGCCTTTGCGGTGAGCACGGCCTGCTAGGTCTTTGCATTCCGAGCGCCGACGGCGGCGGCGGGCATGGGCTGCTCGACACGGCTTGCGCGCTGGAGGCGCTCACCTTGGGGTGCGGCGACGTCGGGCTGGGCTTCGCGATTGCGGCGCACCTGTTCGCGTGCAGCACGCCGATCGCCGAGTTTGGCAGTGAGAAGCTGCGGCAGCGTGTCCTGCCTCGTCTCGGTTCGGGGGAATGGATCGGCGCCAACGCCATCACCGAGGAAGGCGCCGGCTCGGATGTGTTCGCGATGACGTCGTCGGCGCGGCGCGACGGCGACTTCTACGTGCTCGACGGGGCCAAGTCTTTCGTCACCAACGCGCCCATTGCCGACGTCTTCGTGGTTTTCGCGAAGACCGACCCGTCGCGAGGCTTTCTCGGCATCTCCGCCTTTGCCGTCGAGCGGGACACTCCAGGATTGTTCATCGGCCCGGGGCTCGCGAAAATGGGGCTCTCGTCGATCCCTGCATCGGGCATCGACCTGCGCAATTGCCGTGTGCCGGCGGGCCATCGCATCGGTGACGAGGGACAGGGGGGCGTCATCTTCGGGCGCTCGATGCTGTGGGAGCGCGCGGGGCTTTTCGCGATCTGGACGGGCGACATGCAGCGGCGGCTCGCACAGGCGATCGAGCACGTGAGGACGCGGCGCCAATTCGGGCAGCGGCTCTCCAAGAAGCAATCGGTCGCACACCGCATCGCCGACATGAAGCTGCGTCTCGAGTCATCGCGCCTTTCGTGGCAACGGGCGTGCTGGATGGTCGACCGGCGCACGGCGACCGCGCTCGACGCCGCCATGGCCAAGGTCGCGGTGAGCGAGGCCGCCGTTGCGTCGAGCATGGACGTGATCCAACTCTTCGGCAGCAAGGGATACCTGCAGCCGGGCGGCATCGAGAGGGCACTGCGCGATGCCATGGCGGCCACGATTGCTTCGGGCACGTCCGAGATGCAGCGCGACATCATCGCTTCCGAGCTGGGGTTGTAG
- a CDS encoding alpha/beta fold hydrolase: protein MKGAITAGRSRGWYGYCSNAGCMDDRPNPWIIRRKPIASPRLRLFCFPYAGAGSLVFHLWPDEMDADIEVCAVQLPGRENRLREPPVGDLSRLTRQLVDALAPYSREEFALFGHSFGALVAFELTRELHRCGLRLPRALFVSGRESPSSTNPYPPMGGLEGRAFVDEVVRRYGAIPRAILDEPALLELLIPTLRADLSIIEGYTYRRADPLPVPLCVFGGTEDRAVRRVELEAWRRETRSSFALKMFPGGHFFINEVRSQVLRAMELELGPEPRPK, encoded by the coding sequence GTGAAGGGGGCGATCACCGCGGGGCGATCGCGCGGCTGGTACGGTTACTGCTCGAATGCGGGGTGTATGGACGACCGCCCGAACCCGTGGATCATCCGGCGAAAGCCCATCGCGTCGCCGCGGTTGCGGCTCTTTTGCTTTCCCTATGCCGGTGCCGGAAGCCTCGTCTTTCATCTGTGGCCCGATGAGATGGATGCCGACATCGAGGTGTGTGCCGTCCAGCTTCCGGGGCGGGAGAATCGCCTGCGCGAGCCGCCGGTCGGCGACCTTTCGCGTTTGACGAGGCAGCTGGTCGACGCCCTTGCGCCCTACAGCCGGGAAGAGTTCGCGCTCTTCGGTCACAGCTTCGGCGCGCTCGTGGCCTTCGAGCTCACGCGGGAGCTCCACCGATGCGGGTTGCGTCTGCCGCGCGCCCTCTTCGTCTCGGGGCGCGAGTCGCCGTCCTCGACCAATCCGTACCCGCCCATGGGTGGACTCGAGGGAAGGGCGTTCGTCGACGAGGTCGTGCGCCGCTACGGTGCCATTCCTCGAGCGATCCTCGACGAGCCGGCGCTTCTCGAGCTCCTGATCCCGACGCTCCGTGCGGATCTGAGCATCATCGAAGGCTATACCTACCGTCGTGCGGACCCTCTGCCGGTGCCGCTCTGCGTCTTCGGTGGGACCGAAGACCGCGCGGTGAGGCGTGTCGAGCTCGAGGCCTGGCGGAGGGAAACGCGCTCGAGTTTCGCGCTGAAGATGTTTCCGGGCGGGCACTTTTTCATCAACGAGGTGCGGAGCCAGGTGCTGCGCGCCATGGAGCTGGAGCTCGGCCCCGAGCCCCGGCCGAAGTGA